In the Oryzias latipes chromosome 9, ASM223467v1 genome, one interval contains:
- the camsap1 gene encoding calmodulin-regulated spectrin-associated protein 1 isoform X6: protein MDVDLCAGGDGTRRKGELPGAAEGTMDVVPLEMYDSARAKIAANLRWLFAKAFGIDHIPEDLRDPFYTDQYEQEHIKPPVIRLLLSCELYCRVCALILKTEQAASLQSHLSVIQALARKGIYVVESDDTPVTEEDLASMPIKMSAHMPMIDALMMAYTVEMISIEKVVASVKRFSTFSASKELPFDLEDAMVFWINKVNMKMRETTEREHKVKHHPLESPSHQKVRYRREHSSGRQLPFFPLLEDLMRDVCDGAALLAVVHYYCPDIMKLEDICLKEVPSIADCLYNIQLLREFATEYLNKSCYLTVEDMLYSPLVLKHNVMVFIAELFWWFETVKPEFVQPRDLQEFKDARAIAHPKSARPSVPISNATKRSFLASPGVADNQSSPEVCNRYFLHPADSEPLKGGPTFSPSHPLLPLRQRQQRQQGEDVSGLRNRSNSLTQMDAHHSRGSGVAWPDKRQSRPLSTLSPFALHSATDSDADRASGDSVSLARSISKDSLASSVANVTPKHQTSFHQPPHAALRRVNGHGLLSNVSLEGEEEAMLAVTRTDASVLPRLAETAPAGPKPPSDSKPAEDGFYLEPLMPAVLKTAKEKSVCLNKEEESGEVLRSAERGSFRRGDGSAAAVRRKAPSGLNQTFEKEELVEPPPPAGFRPAVASSVDSSSSSSREPAEGFYLHSDSEEQKYGAEMEDLNEEEEDLDEALTTKGSHCPRKEYIEEAEEEESAKLQEDLNLKEHEDKDLNGGSGRSSPCLSTHSQASSLASGSVRMTSFAERKAHQQRFGSNHDLRSSASSSQRTTPDGSESSGPLASSWRLRRDQSPSSPLGGCARAGDGGANVLASEIIQLRMQLEEKRRAIEHQKKKMEVLSARQRQKLGKAAFLHIVKKGGGKSDTLPNPLKADICKDEFNGEKEALSKDDTCVDVLRGEKGAEQAGSLGALGADKRGNGGSFYLEEELDLNECSRSIELLNEAIGSIQQQMMQLSLQQEVLMRQNTQSPSGAAPPLPHPTDKNGKVGGGFHFVEHHSGAGGSQTRKPPKLTSSKSSRSKPSELKISKEQSQQSRPTSRTPTQSRSETLPNPRQLSGGRSPRTDQPDSPRNPTAAATIDRPGSGHARTATFRLHDEANMRLPTRVDLTSVSVEGPQSSPRESELHSADGSGKENVPSEEGQRSKTHLIEVDLSELKAPEEDEGAEDGTAEEADGEQKSGLGFFFKDEQKAEDELAKKRAAFLLKQQKKAEEARLRKQQLEAESELKRDEARRKAEEDRLRKEEEKTRRELIKQEYLRRKQQEIFEEQGLAKPKTPRPKQKHKHKAVLREESSIESFSKCPSTPDNLITAQSGSSLSLASAATNEADSVNSGGGGSQRCDSVESFPGSRNNSRAAERDWDNGSTASSITSMAEYTGPKLFKEPSAKSNKPIIHNAISHCCLAGKVNEPQKNQILEELEKCESNHLMILFRDGGCQFRALYSYFPDTEEIQKLTGTGPKSISKKMIDKLYKYNSDRKQFTVIPAKTVSVSVDALTIHNHLWQAKRGTVPKKSGK from the exons AGTGCTCACATGCCAATGATTGACGCCCTGATGATGGCGTACACGGTGGAGATGATCAGCATTGAGAAGGTGGTGGCTTCTGTCAAACGCTTCTCCACCTTCAGTGCCTCAAAGGAGCTGCCCTTTGACCTGGAGGACGCCATGGTCTTCTGGATCAACAAG GTGAACATGAAAATGAGGGAGACGACAGAAAGGGAGCACAAAGTCAAGCACCACCCCCTGGAGTCTCCCAGTCACCAGAAG GTACGGTATCGCCGGGAGCACTCTTCAGGACGCCAGCTGCCTTTTTTCCCACTGCTGGAAGACCTGATGAGGGACGTTTGCGATGGAGCTGCGCTCCTCGCCGTGGTTCATTACTACTGCCCAGACATCATGAAGCTGGAGG ACATTTGCCTGAAAGAAGTTCCTTCCATTGCCGACTGCCTGTACAACATCCAGCTTCTCAGAGAATTTGCCACTGAATACCTGAATAAAAGCTGCTACCTGACTGTGGAAGACATGCTCTACTCACCCCTTGTGCTCAAG caTAATGTAATGGTGTTCATCGCTGAACTTTTCTGGTGGTTTGAGACGGTCAAACCTGAGTTTGTTCAGCCCAGAGATCTGCAGGAGTTTAAAGATG CGCGAGCCATCGCTCATCCCAAGAGTGCCCGTCCATCAGTGCCCATCTCCAACGCCACCAAGCGCAGCTTCCTGGCCAGCCCCGGCGTGGCCGACAACCAGAGCAGCCCTGAAGTCTGTAACAGGTACTTCCTGCATCCTGCAGACTCTGAGCCCCT TAAGGGGGGTCCAACCTTCAGCCCCTCTCACCCACTCCTACCCCTGAGGCAGCGGCAACAAAGGCAGCAAGGAGAGGACGTTTCAG GTCTGAGAAACCGTTCAAACTCCCTGACTCAGATGGATGCTCATCACTCCAGAGGTTCAGGTGTGGCGTGGCCCGATAAGAGGCAAAG TCGACCTCTTTCCACGCTGAGCCCCTTCGCTCTGCACTCAGCCACAGACAGCGATGCCGACCGCGCCTCTGGTGACAGCGTGAGTCTGGCTCGCTCCATCAGCAAGGACAGCTTGGCTTCCAGTGTCGCCAACGTCACCCCCAAACATCAGACGTCCTTCCACCAACCGCCACACGCTGCTTTGCGCAGAGTGAACGGCCACGGCTTGCTGAGCAACGTTAGCTTGGAGGGCGAGGAGGAAGCCATGCTGGCCGTCACCAGAACCGATGCGTCTGTCCTGCCTAGACTGGCTGAAACTGCCCCAGCAGGACCCAAACCCCCCTCGGACTCCAAACCCGCAGAAGATGGCTTTTACCTTGAACCGCTAATGCCTGCCGTTCTGAAAACGGCTAAAGAGAAGTCTGTATGTCTGAACAAGGAAGAGGAGAGCGGCGAGGTGCTTCGGTCTGCAGAAAGGGGCTCTTTCCGGCGAGGAGACGGATCTGCCGCAGCTGTTCGGAGGAAAGCTCCTTCCGGACTGAACCAGACTTTTGAGAAAGAAGAGTTGGTGGAACCGCCGCCGCCGGCCGGTTTCAGACCAGCTGTCGCCAGCAGTGtcgactcctcctcctcctcttccaggGAGCCAGCAGAAGGCTTTTACCTTCATTCTGATTCTGAGGAACAGAAGTACGGGGCTGAAATGGAAGACCTtaatgaggaggaagaggatctgGATGAAGCTCTCACCACAAAAGGCTCACACTGTCCGAGGAAGGAGTACATTGAGGAGGCCGAAGAGGAAGAGTCGGCCAAGCTTCAAGAGGACTTGAATCTGAAGGAGCACGAGGACAAAGACCTGAACGGCGGCAGCGGCCGCTCCAGCCCTTGTCTCAGCACGCACTCGCAGGCCAGCAGCCTTGCCAGTGGAAGCGTGCGGATGACTTCCTTTGCCGAGCGGAAAGCCCATCAGCAGCGCTTTGGCAGCAACCACGACCTGCGCTCCAGTGCCTCCAGCTCCCAGAGGACCACTCCGGACGGGTCAGAGAGCAGCGGGCCGCTCGCCTCCTCCTGGAGGCTCAGAAGAGACCAGAGCCCCTCCTCTCCGCTGGGAGGGTGCGCTCGTGCAGGCGACGGTGGCGCCAACGTTCTGGCGTCTGAGATCATCCAGCTCCGCATGcagctggaggagaagcggCGTGCGATCGAGCAtcagaagaagaagatggaagTGCTGTCGGCGAGACAGAGGCAGAAGCTGGGAAAAGCCGCGTTTTTGCACATCGTAAAAAAAGGCGGCGGGAAGAGCGACACTCTACCCAACCCGCTTAAGGCTGACATCTGCAAAGACGAGTTCAACGGAGAGAAGGAAGCTTTGAGCAAAGACGACACCTGCGTTGACGTCCTGAGAGGAGagaaaggagcagagcaggccggCTCTCTGGGGGCTTTGGGAGCGGACAAAAGAGGAAACGGTGGAAGCTTCTACCTGGAGGAGGAGCTAGACCTGAACGAATGCAGCCGCTCCATCGAGCTGCTGAACGAAGCCATCGGCAGCATCCAGCAGCAGATGATGCAGCTGTCCCTGCAGCAGGAGGTGCTGATGCGGCAGAACACGCAGTCCCCGTCGGGCGCTGCTCCGCCCCTTCCTCACCCCACTGACAAAAACGGCAAGGTGGGGGGCGGCTTTCATTTTGTGGAGCACCACTCCGGTGCCGGGGGGTCTCAAACCAGGAAACCCCCCAAACTGACCTCAAGCAAGAGCTCCAGGTCCAAACCATCAGAACTGAAGATAAGCAAAGAGCAGAGCCAGCAGAGCCGGCCGACCTCCAGGACCCCGACCCAGAGCAGGTCGGAGACGTTACCGAACCCGAGGCAGTTATCTGGGGGCAGGTCCCCCAGGACAGACCAGCCCGACAGCCCCAGAAACCCCACAGCTGCAGCGACAATCGACAGACCGGGGTCCGGCCACGCCAGGACCGCCACCTTCCGCCTCCACGACGAGGCGAACATGCGGCTGCCGACCCGAGTGGATCTGACTTCAGTGTCAGTAGAAGGTCCACAGAGCTCCCCGAGAGAGTCCGAGCTCCACTCCGCCGACGGTTCTGGGAAGGAGAACGTTCCGTCTGAGGAGGGGCAGCGCAGCAAGACCCATCTAATAGAAGTGGATCTGTCCGAGCTGAAGGCCCCCGAGGAAGATGAGGGTGCTGAGGATGGAACAGCAGAAGAGGCTGATGGAGAGCAGAAGTCTGGTTTGGGATTTTTCTTCAAG GACGAACAGAAAGCTGAGGATGAACTTGCTAAGAAGAGAGCGGCGTTCCTGTTGAAGCAGCAGAAGAAAGCCGAGGAGGCCCGACTCCGGAAACAACAGCTAGAGGCAGAATCTGAACTCAAACGAGACGAAGCcag ACGGAAAGCCGAGGAGGACCGTTTGCgtaaagaggaggagaagacgCGGCGGGAGCTCATCAAACAGGAGTATCTGCGGAGGAAGCAGCAGGAGATATTTGAGGAGCAAGGCCTGGCCAAACCCAAAACCCCCAGAcccaagcaaaaacacaaacacaaggcCGTCCTCCGAGAGGAATCCTCCATCGAAAGCTTCTCCAAGTGCCCTTCCACAC CTGATAACTTGATCACGGCTCAGTCGGGCTCCAGTCTGTCTTTGGCCTCCGCGGCGACCAATGAGGCGGACAGCGTCAACTCTGGGGGCGGGGGCTCTCAGCG CTGCGACTCCGTGGAGTCGTTTCCAGGAAGTCGGAACAACAGCCGAGCCGCAGAGAGAGACTGGGACAACGGCTCCACGGCgtcctccatcacctccatggCTGAATACACGG GTCCCAAACTCTTTAAGGAGCCCAGTGCCAAATCCAACAAACCCATCATCCACAACGCCATCTCTCACTGTTGTCTGGCTGGCAAAGTCAACGAGCCCCAGAAGAACCAGATTCTGGAG GAGTTGGAAAAGTGCGAGTCCAACCACCTGATGATCCTGTTCCGGGACGGCGGTTGCCAGTTCCGGGCGCTCTACTCCTACTTCCCCGACACCGAGGAGATCCAGAAGCTGACGGGCACCGGGCCCAAGAGCATCAGCAAGAAGATGATCGACAAGCTGTACAAGTACAACTCGGACCGAAAGCAGTTCACAGTCATCCCCGCCAAAACGGTGTCCGTCAGCGTGGACGCCCTGACCATCCACAACCACCTGTGGCAAGCCAAGAGAGGCACCGTGCCAAAGAAGAGCGGGAAGTAG
- the camsap1 gene encoding calmodulin-regulated spectrin-associated protein 1 isoform X1, producing MDVDLCAGGDGTRRKGELPGAAEGTMDVVPLEMYDSARAKIAANLRWLFAKAFGIDHIPEDLRDPFYTDQYEQEHIKPPVIRLLLSCELYCRVCALILKTEQAASLQSHLSVIQALARKGIYVVESDDTPVTEEDLASMPIKMSAHMPMIDALMMAYTVEMISIEKVVASVKRFSTFSASKELPFDLEDAMVFWINKVNMKMRETTEREHKVKHHPLESPSHQKSPSKWYWKLVPPDVTPEPAHCMLDPQEPLESVRYRREHSSGRQLPFFPLLEDLMRDVCDGAALLAVVHYYCPDIMKLEDICLKEVPSIADCLYNIQLLREFATEYLNKSCYLTVEDMLYSPLVLKHNVMVFIAELFWWFETVKPEFVQPRDLQEFKDARAIAHPKSARPSVPISNATKRSFLASPGVADNQSSPEVCNRYFLHPADSEPLKGGPTFSPSHPLLPLRQRQQRQQGEDVSGLRNRSNSLTQMDAHHSRGSGVAWPDKRQSRPLSTLSPFALHSATDSDADRASGDSVSLARSISKDSLASSVANVTPKHQTSFHQPPHAALRRVNGHGLLSNVSLEGEEEAMLAVTRTDASVLPRLAETAPAGPKPPSDSKPAEDGFYLEPLMPAVLKTAKEKSVCLNKEEESGEVLRSAERGSFRRGDGSAAAVRRKAPSGLNQTFEKEELVEPPPPAGFRPAVASSVDSSSSSSREPAEGFYLHSDSEEQKYGAEMEDLNEEEEDLDEALTTKGSHCPRKEYIEEAEEEESAKLQEDLNLKEHEDKDLNGGSGRSSPCLSTHSQASSLASGSVRMTSFAERKAHQQRFGSNHDLRSSASSSQRTTPDGSESSGPLASSWRLRRDQSPSSPLGGCARAGDGGANVLASEIIQLRMQLEEKRRAIEHQKKKMEVLSARQRQKLGKAAFLHIVKKGGGKSDTLPNPLKADICKDEFNGEKEALSKDDTCVDVLRGEKGAEQAGSLGALGADKRGNGGSFYLEEELDLNECSRSIELLNEAIGSIQQQMMQLSLQQEVLMRQNTQSPSGAAPPLPHPTDKNGKVGGGFHFVEHHSGAGGSQTRKPPKLTSSKSSRSKPSELKISKEQSQQSRPTSRTPTQSRSETLPNPRQLSGGRSPRTDQPDSPRNPTAAATIDRPGSGHARTATFRLHDEANMRLPTRVDLTSVSVEGPQSSPRESELHSADGSGKENVPSEEGQRSKTHLIEVDLSELKAPEEDEGAEDGTAEEADGEQKSGLGFFFKDEQKAEDELAKKRAAFLLKQQKKAEEARLRKQQLEAESELKRDEARRKAEEDRLRKEEEKTRRELIKQEYLRRKQQEIFEEQGLAKPKTPRPKQKHKHKAVLREESSIESFSKCPSTPDNLITAQSGSSLSLASAATNEADSVNSGGGGSQRCDSVESFPGSRNNSRAAERDWDNGSTASSITSMAEYTGPKLFKEPSAKSNKPIIHNAISHCCLAGKVNEPQKNQILEELEKCESNHLMILFRDGGCQFRALYSYFPDTEEIQKLTGTGPKSISKKMIDKLYKYNSDRKQFTVIPAKTVSVSVDALTIHNHLWQAKRGTVPKKSGK from the exons AGTGCTCACATGCCAATGATTGACGCCCTGATGATGGCGTACACGGTGGAGATGATCAGCATTGAGAAGGTGGTGGCTTCTGTCAAACGCTTCTCCACCTTCAGTGCCTCAAAGGAGCTGCCCTTTGACCTGGAGGACGCCATGGTCTTCTGGATCAACAAG GTGAACATGAAAATGAGGGAGACGACAGAAAGGGAGCACAAAGTCAAGCACCACCCCCTGGAGTCTCCCAGTCACCAGAAG TCTCCCTCCAAATGGTATTGGAAGCTAGTCCCT ccTGATGTCACGCCTGAGCCGGCCCACTGCATGCTGGACCCACAGGAGCCCTTGGAATCG GTACGGTATCGCCGGGAGCACTCTTCAGGACGCCAGCTGCCTTTTTTCCCACTGCTGGAAGACCTGATGAGGGACGTTTGCGATGGAGCTGCGCTCCTCGCCGTGGTTCATTACTACTGCCCAGACATCATGAAGCTGGAGG ACATTTGCCTGAAAGAAGTTCCTTCCATTGCCGACTGCCTGTACAACATCCAGCTTCTCAGAGAATTTGCCACTGAATACCTGAATAAAAGCTGCTACCTGACTGTGGAAGACATGCTCTACTCACCCCTTGTGCTCAAG caTAATGTAATGGTGTTCATCGCTGAACTTTTCTGGTGGTTTGAGACGGTCAAACCTGAGTTTGTTCAGCCCAGAGATCTGCAGGAGTTTAAAGATG CGCGAGCCATCGCTCATCCCAAGAGTGCCCGTCCATCAGTGCCCATCTCCAACGCCACCAAGCGCAGCTTCCTGGCCAGCCCCGGCGTGGCCGACAACCAGAGCAGCCCTGAAGTCTGTAACAGGTACTTCCTGCATCCTGCAGACTCTGAGCCCCT TAAGGGGGGTCCAACCTTCAGCCCCTCTCACCCACTCCTACCCCTGAGGCAGCGGCAACAAAGGCAGCAAGGAGAGGACGTTTCAG GTCTGAGAAACCGTTCAAACTCCCTGACTCAGATGGATGCTCATCACTCCAGAGGTTCAGGTGTGGCGTGGCCCGATAAGAGGCAAAG TCGACCTCTTTCCACGCTGAGCCCCTTCGCTCTGCACTCAGCCACAGACAGCGATGCCGACCGCGCCTCTGGTGACAGCGTGAGTCTGGCTCGCTCCATCAGCAAGGACAGCTTGGCTTCCAGTGTCGCCAACGTCACCCCCAAACATCAGACGTCCTTCCACCAACCGCCACACGCTGCTTTGCGCAGAGTGAACGGCCACGGCTTGCTGAGCAACGTTAGCTTGGAGGGCGAGGAGGAAGCCATGCTGGCCGTCACCAGAACCGATGCGTCTGTCCTGCCTAGACTGGCTGAAACTGCCCCAGCAGGACCCAAACCCCCCTCGGACTCCAAACCCGCAGAAGATGGCTTTTACCTTGAACCGCTAATGCCTGCCGTTCTGAAAACGGCTAAAGAGAAGTCTGTATGTCTGAACAAGGAAGAGGAGAGCGGCGAGGTGCTTCGGTCTGCAGAAAGGGGCTCTTTCCGGCGAGGAGACGGATCTGCCGCAGCTGTTCGGAGGAAAGCTCCTTCCGGACTGAACCAGACTTTTGAGAAAGAAGAGTTGGTGGAACCGCCGCCGCCGGCCGGTTTCAGACCAGCTGTCGCCAGCAGTGtcgactcctcctcctcctcttccaggGAGCCAGCAGAAGGCTTTTACCTTCATTCTGATTCTGAGGAACAGAAGTACGGGGCTGAAATGGAAGACCTtaatgaggaggaagaggatctgGATGAAGCTCTCACCACAAAAGGCTCACACTGTCCGAGGAAGGAGTACATTGAGGAGGCCGAAGAGGAAGAGTCGGCCAAGCTTCAAGAGGACTTGAATCTGAAGGAGCACGAGGACAAAGACCTGAACGGCGGCAGCGGCCGCTCCAGCCCTTGTCTCAGCACGCACTCGCAGGCCAGCAGCCTTGCCAGTGGAAGCGTGCGGATGACTTCCTTTGCCGAGCGGAAAGCCCATCAGCAGCGCTTTGGCAGCAACCACGACCTGCGCTCCAGTGCCTCCAGCTCCCAGAGGACCACTCCGGACGGGTCAGAGAGCAGCGGGCCGCTCGCCTCCTCCTGGAGGCTCAGAAGAGACCAGAGCCCCTCCTCTCCGCTGGGAGGGTGCGCTCGTGCAGGCGACGGTGGCGCCAACGTTCTGGCGTCTGAGATCATCCAGCTCCGCATGcagctggaggagaagcggCGTGCGATCGAGCAtcagaagaagaagatggaagTGCTGTCGGCGAGACAGAGGCAGAAGCTGGGAAAAGCCGCGTTTTTGCACATCGTAAAAAAAGGCGGCGGGAAGAGCGACACTCTACCCAACCCGCTTAAGGCTGACATCTGCAAAGACGAGTTCAACGGAGAGAAGGAAGCTTTGAGCAAAGACGACACCTGCGTTGACGTCCTGAGAGGAGagaaaggagcagagcaggccggCTCTCTGGGGGCTTTGGGAGCGGACAAAAGAGGAAACGGTGGAAGCTTCTACCTGGAGGAGGAGCTAGACCTGAACGAATGCAGCCGCTCCATCGAGCTGCTGAACGAAGCCATCGGCAGCATCCAGCAGCAGATGATGCAGCTGTCCCTGCAGCAGGAGGTGCTGATGCGGCAGAACACGCAGTCCCCGTCGGGCGCTGCTCCGCCCCTTCCTCACCCCACTGACAAAAACGGCAAGGTGGGGGGCGGCTTTCATTTTGTGGAGCACCACTCCGGTGCCGGGGGGTCTCAAACCAGGAAACCCCCCAAACTGACCTCAAGCAAGAGCTCCAGGTCCAAACCATCAGAACTGAAGATAAGCAAAGAGCAGAGCCAGCAGAGCCGGCCGACCTCCAGGACCCCGACCCAGAGCAGGTCGGAGACGTTACCGAACCCGAGGCAGTTATCTGGGGGCAGGTCCCCCAGGACAGACCAGCCCGACAGCCCCAGAAACCCCACAGCTGCAGCGACAATCGACAGACCGGGGTCCGGCCACGCCAGGACCGCCACCTTCCGCCTCCACGACGAGGCGAACATGCGGCTGCCGACCCGAGTGGATCTGACTTCAGTGTCAGTAGAAGGTCCACAGAGCTCCCCGAGAGAGTCCGAGCTCCACTCCGCCGACGGTTCTGGGAAGGAGAACGTTCCGTCTGAGGAGGGGCAGCGCAGCAAGACCCATCTAATAGAAGTGGATCTGTCCGAGCTGAAGGCCCCCGAGGAAGATGAGGGTGCTGAGGATGGAACAGCAGAAGAGGCTGATGGAGAGCAGAAGTCTGGTTTGGGATTTTTCTTCAAG GACGAACAGAAAGCTGAGGATGAACTTGCTAAGAAGAGAGCGGCGTTCCTGTTGAAGCAGCAGAAGAAAGCCGAGGAGGCCCGACTCCGGAAACAACAGCTAGAGGCAGAATCTGAACTCAAACGAGACGAAGCcag ACGGAAAGCCGAGGAGGACCGTTTGCgtaaagaggaggagaagacgCGGCGGGAGCTCATCAAACAGGAGTATCTGCGGAGGAAGCAGCAGGAGATATTTGAGGAGCAAGGCCTGGCCAAACCCAAAACCCCCAGAcccaagcaaaaacacaaacacaaggcCGTCCTCCGAGAGGAATCCTCCATCGAAAGCTTCTCCAAGTGCCCTTCCACAC CTGATAACTTGATCACGGCTCAGTCGGGCTCCAGTCTGTCTTTGGCCTCCGCGGCGACCAATGAGGCGGACAGCGTCAACTCTGGGGGCGGGGGCTCTCAGCG CTGCGACTCCGTGGAGTCGTTTCCAGGAAGTCGGAACAACAGCCGAGCCGCAGAGAGAGACTGGGACAACGGCTCCACGGCgtcctccatcacctccatggCTGAATACACGG GTCCCAAACTCTTTAAGGAGCCCAGTGCCAAATCCAACAAACCCATCATCCACAACGCCATCTCTCACTGTTGTCTGGCTGGCAAAGTCAACGAGCCCCAGAAGAACCAGATTCTGGAG GAGTTGGAAAAGTGCGAGTCCAACCACCTGATGATCCTGTTCCGGGACGGCGGTTGCCAGTTCCGGGCGCTCTACTCCTACTTCCCCGACACCGAGGAGATCCAGAAGCTGACGGGCACCGGGCCCAAGAGCATCAGCAAGAAGATGATCGACAAGCTGTACAAGTACAACTCGGACCGAAAGCAGTTCACAGTCATCCCCGCCAAAACGGTGTCCGTCAGCGTGGACGCCCTGACCATCCACAACCACCTGTGGCAAGCCAAGAGAGGCACCGTGCCAAAGAAGAGCGGGAAGTAG